Proteins found in one Desulfovibrio legallii genomic segment:
- a CDS encoding CPCC family cysteine-rich protein: protein MQAIAEFQERRRGFDRLCNQLWNPNGEPYEVFNRCACPACGYPTIEERSRYDMCLLCKWEDDGQDDDSADEVWGGPNGDYSLTDARLNFSRFGSMYPPDDICGSEWANKDVEEKNKLRKLYDSLLIISDSKKLAEQILAVKRLEGSPTTLEEYLSRKPLRYDQRKGVFLDNWWLAHPVWEGTLYGYGRVTRELAVGYSLQRISRMEDLCERLRGKSPGFDRRPCLACGLPTAPTGDQRCLLCGWPENPLDSDASGSEEPSHLDYSLTEAQVNFEKYLTMYAPEDEPNFSRSQTNLLKKCLLIRAYLDLSAGSFQLENQIHAILDLEKQVLAER, encoded by the coding sequence ATGCAAGCTATCGCAGAATTTCAGGAGAGGAGGCGTGGTTTTGACAGGCTGTGCAATCAGCTTTGGAATCCTAACGGGGAACCGTATGAGGTCTTCAATCGCTGTGCCTGTCCCGCGTGTGGGTACCCAACCATAGAAGAGCGTTCTCGATATGATATGTGTCTCTTGTGTAAATGGGAGGATGACGGCCAGGACGATGATAGTGCCGATGAGGTTTGGGGTGGGCCAAACGGGGATTATTCGTTGACAGACGCGAGGCTGAATTTCTCCCGCTTTGGCAGTATGTACCCTCCGGATGATATTTGCGGATCTGAGTGGGCGAACAAAGACGTTGAGGAAAAGAACAAACTCAGAAAATTGTACGATTCTCTGCTAATTATCTCGGACAGCAAGAAACTCGCGGAACAGATATTGGCAGTGAAAAGGCTTGAAGGGTCACCGACGACACTGGAGGAATATCTGTCACGGAAACCTCTGCGCTATGATCAGCGAAAGGGAGTGTTCCTCGACAATTGGTGGTTAGCTCATCCCGTTTGGGAGGGGACCCTTTACGGATATGGAAGGGTTACTCGAGAATTAGCGGTCGGATATTCTCTTCAACGTATCAGCCGAATGGAAGATCTCTGCGAACGTCTCAGAGGTAAATCTCCCGGTTTTGATCGTCGTCCCTGTCTGGCTTGCGGGCTTCCAACTGCTCCAACCGGTGATCAACGATGCCTGTTATGTGGATGGCCGGAGAATCCATTAGACTCGGATGCATCTGGCAGCGAAGAGCCGTCGCACCTGGATTACTCTCTGACTGAGGCGCAGGTAAATTTTGAAAAGTATCTGACAATGTATGCTCCAGAGGATGAGCCGAATTTCAGCCGAAGTCAGACAAATCTGTTAAAGAAATGCCTTCTAATCAGAGCGTATTTGGATCTCTCTGCAGGCAGCTTCCAGCTTGAAAACCAGATACATGCAATTCTGGATCTTGAGAAACAAGTCCTGGCAGAGAGGTAA
- a CDS encoding HNH endonuclease — protein sequence MSFSKEIVEDALVACGRSCCICHKFCGVRIETHHLKPKHLGGDDSFENCIPLCFDCHAEVEHYNNNHPRGRKFSEGELRKHRDNWYSKVCELNTPLPRPENSVHVIQAVNGKGNMVAGRDLNIVTERVVKKTVVQTDPGGKHISNTTARKILELVNEYIDIYTAAEKDSQRAAKRIWSSLKKEFDVTTYKEISSDDSDRAIQWLHAQIAMARPKIRRKAPERWKQSFYKPIYARANELGMSKEDLYAIAQTRLELKKPVGSLKDLTQKNLEKLHHIMIGEVNKSKRGD from the coding sequence ATGAGTTTTTCAAAGGAAATCGTCGAAGATGCATTAGTCGCCTGCGGGCGATCATGCTGCATTTGCCACAAATTCTGTGGGGTCCGAATTGAGACTCACCACCTCAAACCAAAGCACCTTGGCGGTGACGACAGCTTTGAAAATTGCATTCCGCTCTGCTTTGATTGCCATGCAGAAGTCGAACACTACAACAATAACCATCCTCGAGGACGCAAATTTTCGGAGGGAGAACTCAGGAAACATCGGGACAACTGGTACAGCAAGGTCTGCGAGCTGAATACGCCGCTTCCACGTCCTGAGAATTCCGTCCACGTTATTCAGGCGGTGAATGGCAAAGGAAATATGGTAGCCGGTCGAGACCTGAATATTGTTACCGAGAGGGTGGTCAAAAAGACTGTCGTACAGACTGATCCGGGCGGTAAGCACATTAGCAATACCACAGCGAGAAAAATCCTGGAATTGGTCAATGAATATATCGATATTTACACGGCGGCCGAGAAAGATTCCCAGCGTGCTGCAAAACGGATCTGGAGCTCGCTAAAAAAGGAATTCGATGTTACCACCTACAAGGAAATATCATCTGACGATTCCGATAGAGCCATCCAGTGGTTGCACGCTCAAATTGCCATGGCTCGTCCGAAGATCAGACGCAAGGCTCCGGAGCGGTGGAAGCAAAGTTTCTATAAGCCGATCTATGCCCGAGCTAACGAACTTGGGATGTCAAAAGAAGATCTCTATGCGATTGCGCAAACACGACTTGAATTGAAGAAACCGGTCGGTTCACTAAAAGACCTGACCCAGAAAAACCTTGAAAAATTACACCATATTATGATTGGCGAGGTTAACAAATCGAAGCGCGGGGATTGA
- a CDS encoding DEAD/DEAH box helicase — MHSNRFLSAPALAGLKDFQRKTVEYVFKRLYGNEPTSRFLIADEVGLGKTLVARGIIAKTLERLQDEVDRVDVIYICSNAAIATQNVNRLNVSDTDGFSIATRLTYLPRQVRSLRKNKVNFISLTPGTAFDHARSRGGHADERAILYRMLYDLPLAQNERRRRLRVGLLNILQATAGKDNWRAKAKNLPAEDLDADLSKAFRRAVLEDAELYAALKEGCERFARYRDYSRIPWEDSELRYDLIGKLRSKLASVCLSALEPDLVILDEFQRFKHLLDGDDEASMLATALFEHPDVRVLLLSATPYKMFTLDQENDEDDHYPDFIRTLNFLFNDSGKVDAVKNLLSEHRTMLHACAKGSVCHPGKKAELERALLNVMCRTERVATTRDHNSMLTEIERTAPLKPADLQHAATVDAVAICVKAGEPIEYWKSAPYLINFLKHYELRHKLDAQLNAPSDALRGTLSSANGQLLTKNKFEGYQALDPANPRMRVLFEDTIDKGMWQLLWMPPSMPYIKPGDAYRDKDGLTKALVFSSWSAVPDAVASICSYEAERMMIAGTSVSHSELYDKIKPLLRFAVASNDNRLTGMPVIAWLLPSPTLATKIDPLEIALRHGSGPVDAQELRNEVKATCRSLVETLPRAGEGTRADERWYWAAPILLDSHNELLDWCKSHSGWRSATPDHESGTRFKDHIDLLVSMAEGNIPLGPQPDDLVDVLCDLALAGPGVCALRALRRISAELDVSDPNLLSAAARIASGFRSLFNMPETIAMLRGSGEDTYWRLTLQYGIDGNLQSVLDEYVHVLRESLGLQEHSPEEQVAGIAECIQSVLSLRTAQIRIDEIKMSGDGFALDDFNTRCRFALRFGDIRDDNNQALVRADSVRDAFNSPFRPFVLASTSIGQEGLDFHTWCHAVVHWNLPSNPVDLEQREGRVHRYKGHAVRKNIAERYGLTALSEAFEEGDPWQTLFHIAAQRKSNGHSDLIPYWIFEDGSARVERRIPLLPYSKEVGKLKRLKQGLALYRMVFGQPRQEDLLFSLSQNGNHESADLADWLISLQPPETVLKDESAEENTLILPPAKSAQGISN, encoded by the coding sequence ATGCATAGCAACCGCTTTTTATCTGCTCCCGCCTTGGCCGGTCTGAAAGATTTCCAGAGGAAGACCGTTGAGTACGTCTTCAAGCGGCTCTATGGCAATGAGCCAACTTCCCGTTTTCTGATCGCCGATGAAGTTGGACTTGGAAAAACGCTAGTCGCCCGGGGAATCATTGCCAAGACCTTGGAGCGCCTTCAAGACGAGGTGGATCGGGTCGATGTGATCTACATCTGCTCCAATGCCGCCATCGCGACCCAGAATGTCAATCGGCTCAATGTCAGCGACACGGATGGTTTTTCAATCGCTACGCGACTGACCTACCTGCCCAGGCAAGTACGCTCGCTGCGAAAGAACAAGGTAAATTTCATCAGCCTGACGCCCGGTACCGCCTTCGACCATGCCCGCAGTCGAGGGGGGCATGCCGATGAACGGGCTATCCTCTACCGGATGCTGTACGACTTGCCCCTGGCGCAAAATGAACGGCGCAGACGGCTGCGCGTAGGCCTCCTCAACATTCTTCAGGCGACAGCAGGGAAGGATAACTGGCGAGCCAAGGCCAAAAACCTACCAGCGGAGGATCTGGATGCAGACCTTTCCAAGGCCTTCCGCCGGGCAGTTCTAGAGGATGCCGAACTTTATGCGGCCTTGAAGGAAGGCTGTGAACGCTTTGCTCGTTACCGGGACTACAGCAGAATCCCCTGGGAAGACTCTGAGCTTCGCTACGACCTGATCGGAAAACTCAGAAGCAAGCTGGCGTCAGTATGCCTTTCCGCGCTTGAGCCCGATTTGGTCATCCTTGATGAATTTCAACGATTCAAGCACCTGCTGGATGGCGATGACGAAGCCTCCATGCTGGCGACCGCCCTCTTTGAACATCCCGACGTTCGCGTTCTCCTGCTGTCCGCAACGCCCTACAAAATGTTCACCCTCGACCAGGAGAATGACGAGGACGACCACTATCCAGATTTCATCAGGACACTGAACTTCCTCTTCAATGATTCCGGCAAGGTTGATGCGGTCAAAAATCTCTTGTCAGAGCATCGAACAATGCTCCACGCCTGCGCAAAGGGTTCCGTATGTCATCCGGGGAAAAAGGCCGAACTTGAACGAGCGCTCCTTAACGTCATGTGCCGAACGGAGCGGGTCGCGACGACTCGTGATCACAACTCAATGCTGACCGAGATCGAGCGGACGGCTCCCCTAAAGCCAGCGGATCTTCAGCACGCCGCGACCGTTGACGCAGTGGCAATCTGCGTTAAGGCCGGGGAACCAATTGAATACTGGAAGTCTGCGCCTTACTTGATCAACTTTTTGAAACATTACGAGTTGCGGCATAAGTTGGATGCCCAGTTGAATGCCCCTTCAGATGCTCTTCGCGGAACTCTTTCGTCGGCAAATGGACAGTTGCTGACGAAAAACAAATTTGAAGGCTATCAGGCTCTCGATCCTGCCAACCCAAGGATGCGCGTGCTCTTCGAAGACACTATTGATAAGGGCATGTGGCAGCTTTTATGGATGCCGCCGTCCATGCCGTATATCAAGCCTGGTGACGCATACCGGGACAAGGATGGTTTGACCAAAGCCCTTGTGTTTTCCTCTTGGAGCGCCGTTCCGGACGCGGTTGCGTCAATTTGCTCCTACGAAGCCGAACGAATGATGATCGCCGGAACCTCGGTTTCCCACAGCGAACTCTATGACAAGATCAAGCCATTGCTGCGGTTTGCGGTAGCCTCAAACGATAACCGCCTTACTGGTATGCCGGTTATTGCCTGGTTGCTGCCGTCCCCAACCCTTGCCACCAAGATTGATCCGCTCGAGATTGCACTTCGCCATGGAAGCGGGCCAGTGGACGCCCAGGAACTGAGGAACGAGGTTAAGGCTACCTGCCGTAGTTTGGTCGAAACCCTGCCTCGTGCCGGGGAAGGGACACGAGCTGACGAGCGATGGTATTGGGCGGCTCCCATTTTACTCGATTCTCATAACGAGTTGCTGGACTGGTGTAAGAGCCATTCGGGATGGAGATCCGCTACACCGGACCATGAATCTGGCACTCGCTTCAAAGATCACATCGACCTGCTGGTCAGCATGGCGGAGGGTAACATTCCTCTCGGCCCTCAGCCGGATGATCTAGTCGATGTGCTTTGCGATCTGGCTCTTGCCGGTCCTGGCGTGTGTGCCTTGCGAGCTCTTCGCCGTATCAGTGCCGAACTTGACGTGTCCGACCCGAACCTCCTGTCAGCCGCAGCCAGGATCGCATCCGGCTTCCGATCTCTTTTCAATATGCCGGAAACGATTGCCATGCTGCGAGGCTCCGGCGAGGACACTTATTGGCGGTTAACGCTTCAGTACGGTATTGACGGCAATCTCCAATCGGTGCTCGACGAATACGTGCATGTCCTTCGAGAGTCTTTGGGTCTCCAAGAGCACTCACCGGAAGAACAGGTGGCTGGCATAGCCGAGTGTATCCAATCGGTGTTGTCACTGCGGACCGCGCAGATTCGAATCGATGAAATAAAGATGTCGGGCGACGGCTTTGCTCTTGATGATTTCAACACCCGCTGTCGTTTCGCGCTCCGGTTCGGGGATATTCGAGACGACAACAACCAGGCTCTCGTTCGTGCCGACTCGGTGCGGGATGCCTTCAACTCACCGTTTCGTCCCTTCGTTCTGGCATCGACCTCAATTGGTCAGGAAGGGTTGGACTTCCACACTTGGTGCCATGCGGTAGTCCACTGGAACCTGCCTTCCAATCCCGTTGATCTTGAACAGCGCGAAGGCCGGGTTCATCGCTACAAAGGCCATGCGGTCAGAAAGAATATCGCGGAACGATATGGTCTGACTGCTCTCTCCGAGGCGTTTGAGGAAGGTGATCCGTGGCAGACCCTTTTCCATATCGCGGCCCAGCGAAAGTCCAATGGGCACTCCGATCTCATCCCATATTGGATCTTCGAGGATGGTTCCGCCCGGGTGGAGCGCCGCATCCCTCTACTCCCGTACAGCAAGGAGGTTGGGAAGCTCAAACGACTGAAGCAAGGCTTGGCCCTTTATCGGATGGTTTTTGGTCAACCCCGCCAGGAGGACCTGCTGTTCAGCCTTAGCCAGAACGGTAACCATGAGTCAGCGGATTTAGCTGACTGGCTGATTTCGCTTCAACCCCCGGAAACTGTTTTGAAGGATGAATCGGCCGAGGAAAACACCCTGATCCTGCCTCCGGCAAAGTCCGCTCAGGGCATTAGCAATTGA
- a CDS encoding phospholipase D family protein → MLNPNSRSLYTSALTPPPGMIFNEAVATTFSMDPALLLEAPVYLALMAADGQTDPDPLSVLEAIRRYSKRITVYVQRGRIQVPQIAKPNPLFGFLEEMVVEVTAPGGGVFHPKVWAIRFVSPDQSSSMYRLVVLTRNMTTDQSWDLSLQLEGTIAGRKSKSNKPLAHFFKTLPDLATGKTEPGRSEQALRFADELHRVQWELPDGFDELTFYLPGTKAYDWEPPMANRMAVISPFCSDEALRALTRKTKAADALISRPESLSALKKETLELFTQCLHLDDAAETEDGEEDDAIEQPLATGLHAKVYLFETRYYSDYTHVIMGSANATNAALNASKNVEILVGLVGRKSKVGGIDELLGADGLGEYLVDFDTSKEAEIDALRQAAEESVEGARSRIAETALSIECSPGSKDGLWALVLTGEIPALEGIVSAIAWPITVTRDFAVDILNGDAHGGIGLGEFSASSVTGLIAFELKTNHPDVSARFVLNIPVTGVPEERNSAILQTVISNQEGFLRYLLLLLGDDRVSGLDPGSGSGFAKWLARLADGEDIPLLEELTRTYSRHPERLSEISGLVRDLSQGSQNAIIPEDFLNLWAVFESSIGGRDA, encoded by the coding sequence ATGCTGAATCCAAACTCCCGGAGCCTTTATACCTCTGCATTGACTCCACCGCCGGGGATGATTTTCAACGAGGCTGTTGCGACTACCTTTTCGATGGACCCAGCCCTGCTGCTTGAGGCTCCTGTCTATCTGGCGTTAATGGCGGCGGATGGTCAGACCGATCCTGACCCGTTGTCTGTGCTTGAAGCCATCCGCAGGTACTCGAAACGCATCACCGTTTATGTGCAACGAGGACGGATTCAGGTGCCCCAGATTGCCAAGCCCAACCCCTTGTTTGGGTTTCTGGAGGAAATGGTTGTCGAGGTAACGGCCCCTGGCGGAGGCGTCTTCCATCCGAAAGTCTGGGCAATCCGTTTTGTCAGCCCCGATCAAAGCAGCTCGATGTATCGTCTGGTGGTCCTGACGAGGAATATGACCACCGATCAGTCCTGGGACCTGTCACTTCAGCTCGAAGGGACGATTGCAGGCCGGAAGTCCAAATCAAATAAACCGCTGGCTCATTTCTTCAAGACGCTTCCTGATCTGGCCACCGGAAAAACAGAGCCTGGCAGGAGCGAACAAGCTCTCAGATTCGCGGACGAGTTGCATCGAGTCCAGTGGGAACTCCCCGACGGCTTTGACGAGCTGACCTTCTATCTTCCGGGAACGAAAGCGTATGACTGGGAGCCTCCCATGGCGAATCGGATGGCCGTCATTTCGCCGTTCTGTTCTGATGAGGCCCTGCGAGCATTGACGAGAAAAACCAAGGCCGCTGATGCTCTCATCTCACGTCCGGAGTCATTATCAGCCCTGAAGAAGGAGACTCTCGAGCTCTTCACGCAATGTCTTCATCTGGACGACGCGGCGGAAACCGAGGATGGCGAGGAAGACGACGCCATCGAACAGCCGCTTGCGACCGGCCTCCATGCAAAGGTCTATCTGTTTGAGACCAGGTACTATTCAGACTATACCCATGTGATCATGGGGTCTGCGAATGCAACCAACGCGGCGCTGAATGCTTCGAAGAACGTCGAGATTCTGGTCGGGCTAGTTGGCCGGAAGAGCAAAGTTGGTGGCATCGACGAGCTTCTTGGCGCTGACGGATTAGGTGAATATCTTGTCGACTTTGACACGAGCAAGGAAGCAGAGATTGATGCTCTCCGGCAGGCGGCTGAGGAATCCGTCGAGGGGGCTCGCTCCCGGATAGCTGAAACAGCTCTGTCCATCGAATGCAGTCCGGGATCGAAGGACGGTCTGTGGGCATTGGTGTTGACGGGAGAAATCCCAGCCCTTGAGGGGATCGTCAGTGCTATTGCATGGCCGATAACCGTTACTCGGGACTTCGCGGTGGACATTCTTAACGGAGATGCTCACGGCGGGATCGGCCTCGGAGAGTTCTCCGCCTCTTCTGTAACGGGTCTCATCGCGTTTGAGCTTAAGACCAACCATCCGGATGTTTCGGCCCGGTTCGTTCTGAATATTCCCGTTACCGGCGTTCCAGAAGAACGCAACTCTGCCATCCTGCAAACCGTGATCAGCAATCAGGAGGGATTCCTGCGTTATCTCCTGCTGTTGCTGGGGGATGACAGGGTATCCGGACTTGATCCAGGTAGTGGCTCCGGGTTTGCCAAATGGTTGGCCCGATTGGCCGACGGTGAGGATATCCCGCTACTGGAAGAGCTGACCCGCACGTACAGCCGACACCCGGAGAGACTATCGGAAATCTCGGGGCTGGTTCGCGATCTGTCCCAGGGAAGCCAGAATGCGATTATCCCCGAGGACTTTTTAAACCTCTGGGCGGTTTTTGAATCTTCCATCGGGGGGCGTGATGCATAG
- a CDS encoding DUF6361 family protein produces MPSVLAWIDHDSKARERTLRILSLFQEKESRDELGLGSVRDSFADQLFPGTSTIQTRLRYMLFVPWIYHSLEEKRLPAESFSIQADKLERDLVQPLMDSDDQAGVFGKTAGKRLKRLPSSVYWAGLGVWGIRITPFSQDEYHRRIDETYRRRNTLKALEKDAKVRGDDIDVEQRMATLSWHPRLPAPPEDFPGAVNFALSREESEFIRDRIQVACPNSLLSFLALHCEPADTQAPWEHPDYGSFSEQHKELLTHARLFSEVMHGAALSYNVQLARLRNHEDLVAEHQASFDEWTANLPLEEIRSWSVSRLWELTMDHGHTITPQTRFFVQQWIDHTRRSPNDLLSNADALTLIKRREMKLKGTRSRFRNQRALEQWGGYSGVGRLVYRWPNVKVLLNDLYQGMSREEQC; encoded by the coding sequence ATGCCTTCCGTCCTTGCATGGATTGACCATGACTCGAAAGCAAGGGAACGCACGCTTCGCATCCTTTCCCTTTTCCAGGAAAAGGAAAGTCGTGACGAGCTTGGGCTCGGCTCCGTGCGGGACAGCTTTGCCGATCAGTTGTTTCCAGGAACAAGCACGATCCAGACACGCCTTCGCTACATGCTTTTCGTGCCATGGATTTACCATTCGCTAGAAGAGAAGCGACTACCTGCAGAGAGTTTTTCGATCCAGGCTGACAAGCTGGAAAGAGACCTGGTTCAGCCATTGATGGATTCCGATGATCAGGCTGGCGTCTTTGGTAAGACCGCAGGAAAGAGGCTCAAACGGTTGCCCAGCTCCGTCTACTGGGCCGGTCTCGGTGTCTGGGGAATACGCATTACGCCATTCTCGCAGGACGAATATCACAGGCGCATCGACGAAACATACCGTCGCCGGAATACCCTGAAGGCTCTTGAGAAAGACGCAAAGGTACGGGGAGACGACATCGACGTTGAGCAGCGGATGGCCACTCTCAGTTGGCATCCTCGATTGCCAGCACCTCCGGAAGACTTTCCGGGGGCGGTGAACTTCGCTTTATCCAGGGAAGAATCCGAATTTATTCGGGATCGCATCCAGGTCGCTTGCCCCAACAGTCTCCTCTCGTTCTTGGCACTGCACTGCGAACCCGCCGACACCCAAGCTCCGTGGGAACATCCGGACTACGGCAGCTTTTCCGAACAGCATAAAGAACTCCTGACCCATGCACGGCTGTTCTCGGAGGTGATGCATGGAGCGGCGCTCTCGTACAACGTTCAGCTCGCCAGGCTTCGAAACCATGAAGATCTTGTCGCCGAGCATCAGGCAAGTTTCGATGAATGGACCGCAAATCTTCCCCTGGAGGAAATTCGCTCCTGGTCGGTGAGCCGCCTCTGGGAGTTGACCATGGATCATGGCCACACCATCACCCCGCAAACGAGATTTTTCGTTCAGCAGTGGATCGACCATACCCGGAGGTCCCCCAATGACCTCCTTTCTAACGCAGATGCGCTCACCCTGATCAAAAGAAGGGAAATGAAACTCAAGGGCACGCGTTCCCGATTCAGGAATCAAAGGGCGCTCGAGCAGTGGGGCGGGTACTCCGGAGTCGGAAGACTCGTCTATCGCTGGCCGAATGTGAAGGTGCTTTTGAACGACCTGTACCAGGGGATGAGCCGGGAGGAGCAATGCTGA